A window of Parambassis ranga chromosome 18, fParRan2.1, whole genome shotgun sequence genomic DNA:
AATTCTAAAAAGTTGCACCATCATGGTCTTTATACAGCTGTTTATTGTGCTTTTATTCAAAAGTCATTCAGGCTCCAGgggaaatataaaatatttatataaaatggTATATAAAAGTTGTAAGATTGTTTACTTAAAAGGTGTAAAATATACTAACCAAAATTTTCAACAAAATGTGAAGAATTAACAGCTATTGCTTTTTTGTGTTCCAAAAATCTACTGAGTTTTTGAATTCAGCATTCTAACCAGCTACTGACATCATGTAATACCCTTTGTACCACAAGATGAGACTACACAGAAACACCAGTGACCCCTCTGCGTAAAAGTACAACACCTGTTTTGACAAATCACTGAGAACGTTAAATACGAACTCGCCTCTGTTCTCAGGCGGTTTCCATTCCTCACTTTATTCTGTTGcttccacctcttatctctttTTACATCCATTCAGTGCATCACCTGACCTTAGTAACCGTTCCTAATTCACccacctcttctctctctctttctgtctcatctcatctctgtctttctgtacTTCTGATTAAAAATGGTTATGCACTGAGTGAAAGGTCGCAGTTGTTATGGAAACACGGCTGGTAACAAAAGCTGGACACAGGggtgcagagggagagaaagaggggtaGAAAAAAATAGGGAGATGTGTCtgaataaacataaacatgcagAGAATAGGAGAGGGgtaggaaagagagagagaggggtctgaataaataaaaactgagaggaggatgagagatGACGAGGTCATGAAATGATGGCTACATCtgcaataataaaaaacaaaagataatACCGGGTTTTTGTCATTCTAGGAAGGCGGCTGAGGGACAaaggtgcatgtgtgtatttggaCAGAGTAGGAGAATGCAATTGATAGATAATACATGGATCTGCTGCACAAGCTGGAGAATACTGAAAAGCACAAATTGTTCACAGAAAAAAGCctaaaattgtgtgtgtgtgcgtgtgtgtgtctgaaaatcATCTCTCCGAGGGCTCATATTATGTTAACCACTTAGACCAAcatcaaacactcacacacacacatgcacacacttcaGTAGAAGCATGGAGGTGCCAGCCATATAAATAGGATATCCCAGAGCGAGAGATATAAAGAGAAAgggactgagagagagaggggggaaagagaTTATAAATTCAAAGCAGATACACAGAGGGGTGAAAGAAAGGATGGGGAAAGAGTAGAGAATAAAAGAGGTGGGGGGGCAAGAGCGGGAGGGGGTGAGGACAGATAGATATAAAAGGATCAATAAATAGCATAAAGTGTATGTTCATTGATTCACTAACAGCAAGAGAGTGATGTGGGAATGAGGGGAAAGAGAAAGCAGGGGATAGAGAGGTGGAGACAGAAAGATAAAAAccaaattaaagctgcatttaTCAATAATTTTATATTATCAGTGGGTCAACTTCAGTGTAAAAGAATCCAATCAGAGAGACGTCTCATGGGATCCTGTGCGGCAGCCTCTTTTAGCTCATTTTCAAGTCTGAAAAGTAAAAAAGTTTTCAGTGATAAAACAGCCATTCACTGCAAGACACTCCTTTTCAGAAACCCCCACCAACTGACTTCTGGCATTTTTCTCTGCAGTGGGAGAGGGTACAATCAAAttgtgtcacatgactgcaCTGAGCTTCTGAGGGAGTTCCCACATATGCTGAGCTCCTGTTGGCCGCTTCTCTACTAATCCAATGCCTGCCTAACTGGGCTCATTTGCGTCTAGGCCTGGAAGTTGTATTTGAGTTCAACTCATGTGATCTCCATCAACTTTCCTTCACACATCTTCTTTAGCTATGTTTTGGGATTTTTCTTCTTGCTGAGAAAGGGTTAAAGTTACCAGATCTTACATTTCCATGAGTCAACAGCATGTTTTATCAACTTTGTAGCCTGATGATGCCTTCACAGACTGTATAACACTCCTCAGGATAAGAAAACTTGATGTGTACATTTGGTGGAGTGTCCCTTTAATTTTAAACAACATGCAGACTGCTGTTATGATACTAACGTTCAGGCATTGAGGTAAAGTGACACAGGTTGAAAAAGAGCAtgaggtggacagacagaccGACAGAGAAttaatgtgtgtgcgtgcatgtgagaGAGATATGGGAGGGAGTATGAGAGACAGAAGTGTACTCAAATAGCTGAGGGCAAGGTGACAGAGAGAAACGAGCAGGCAGAGAGGGATAACAAGCTCGTCGAGGGgggatagtgtgtgtgtatgtgtgtgcgtgttagaCCAAAAAAAGGAAGACAGAGGGCGGAAGGGAAGAGGAATAGAGGAagttgaaacaaaaacaaaaacagtcagTAAGAGTAAACTAgactatttgtgtgtgtgtgtgtgtgtgtgtgtgtttagacagCCGAAGGTGTCACAGTGTGCTGTTTGGTTTAATGATGACCCACTGGGCATGTAGGTCATAACGGTTTGTGTCTCCAAGCCATGACTGTACGCCTGTGTGCATCCATTAGTGTGAGTGCGTATGAGTGTGTAAACAGAAActcactggacacacacacatatgtaaagTGGGTCTCCTAGAGTGTATTTAAGAGTGTGTTTGGTCAGAGGTTGGAGAAGCAGTTTTTCTAGCCAGTAGGATACTTCTAGCCAGTtgaatactcacacacactcgcacccACACATGCTGCAAATCCAgttttggcacacacacaccaacagctgCCCTTTATGCCATACATGCACACGTAATGCACCATGTATGGCACTAAAttatgcacaaatacacacatatctCTTTCTTTTGATCTCtcatgataacacacacacacacacacacacgcagggggAAGCTATTATGCTCTCAGGCTGGAGTGTTTTGATGGTATAATTGCAGTGACCAGtgaggagaaagagacagagggagggatggaaaGAGGGAtggggatggagggagagagagaaaaaaagaggagagtgCTGACACTCTCAGCATGCTAATGTTGTGAGGCTCTACCTCTACTCCCCCCTCTCTGATTTCaaacctccctccctcccttcctccatctctttgtctctccatctttctcttaCACCCTCTGCATTTCACAGGTGGAGCATAGaatgagggggtggggggtggtggtagCTGGGGGGATGGACAGAAAGGTAGAGAggtggagagaagagaggaaaagagggatACATAACAGGATGGAGCAATGTTATCTCTCGCTTTCTCCGCCATCCCTTCTTTCACTTACAGCTCCCCAACAATGGtcaaagcaaagcaaaaaatGAGAGAAGGTATGGGGGGATGAAAatagaggaagagggagggtcGTTTTTTTTCCATCCCTTTAACAATGGAGGGATGATCTCTGCTTATCCTCTAATCTCATcccttcttttttccttccctctgtCATCTCTAACTCCCTGCAACCCCTCATTTTCTCATCTGGTAGCCTTTTTCCTCTCATCGGCCTCCCTCTTTTTGTCGCCCCTCCATCTGTTTGTCCTTCCAGActtccctccatccctctttcctctccaGAGAAGGGATTCTGCTACATGGCAGGgatctcttttctctttttcgcATCCCGttattttcacttttcttttctctccaacaACCACTGTTCCCTGTTGTTTAGACAGTCTTGACCTCAAAAAAGGTTGTTAATTGGCATATTTAAAATCTGTCTTTTTCTAAACGAAAATGAATTGtagcacatacatacacatccACCTATTCCATCTGGAATACATGTCAGGTGTAAAGCATGGGAAAGGACTACAGTGTGATAAAGAAAAAGGGAGGTAGACTAGTTTGCAACTCATTACAGCCCTAAAATGACCCATGATATATGGCGGCAGCTAAATGAGTGATCATCTCTAACTGTAACTGAAGCTCAGGTGGTGCTCTGTGGTCAGAAATGATTAGCTCAAGAAAACATATTCTGCTGCCTTCTACTCTCCTCAGTCACAACCTCCTGTATCTGATTTCAGCATCTAAACAGGGGATGAGGAGTTTCTGCACAGGAGGATGTGAAAATAGCTAATACCTAATAGCCAACAGCGCCACTCAAAGGCACTGCTTTGCTACTGCAAACTTGGAAAACTCAAGAACCACTAAGTTGTGTTAATGATCAAATGTGAAACCACCACCACAGACCCTTAAAAAGCAGtacaatgtttttaaattatatcATATTTATTAACAAAACACTGTGCAAAATGCAAATCACTAGTATAGATACACATTACTGTATTCAAGAAGAGAAGATTATAAAATatagataaaaagaaaaagacaacaaGGGTCAGTAATCCATTAAGTATCCATACAGTCACTTCCACTTTCCACATATTGAGATTTTGTTGCAAATTTTTTCCACTTAAGTAGCAGTCTGAAGTCTAGTGCAGATCTCAGGAGTGTGTTTGGCATGTACAGTACCGTAGTTTTTCCAACTCCagttttgtgtgagtgtgatgtGTGTATGCTACAACCCTGAGCTTCCCTCTTTGTCTTTGATCCGTATTAATACattatgtgtgtatatttctACGGCTCCTGTGCATGTGTAGGTGTGTGAGAGTGACTGGGCGAGGAGTGCCTGTCGACCAACATTTCAGCATGTTTCAGATACTGGGCTGTCCGTCTCATCACTGACTCCCTGCGCACTGCATCTGGATCTCCTGTGCAGACACAAAATAGGTCTCATTAGTGGCCAAAGAGCTAAAAAGAAGGGTCCATGGCAGCAGTGAGATTTGAAACTATGCCTTTATCCAGCATCGGCCACACTTGCATGCTAGTAACTATATCGCTGCTAGTCACCTCATGTGCAACGTTTTCAATATTAGATCTaaagagaggggaagaaaaaacaatCATAGAAAAACTATCAAAAGGGGCAAAAAGATGTGTAGATGTTAGGGAGGTAGGTGTTTGATGAATTTTTCATTGGACACTTAAGGTTTCCAGTTGCTACTTTATGCATGCTTAATCTTTAATTGCCAGTGGTGAAAGACCCCCCATGTTTGAATTCATTATAGTAAaggaaaagaaattaaaaatgttATAGCAGTGGTGGGATTTGAATCCACCCCCCCAAAGAGATTAAACATCCAATTCATCAGATACTATCAGCATTTTAAAAGTCTCACTGGCAGCAGTGGGATTTGATGCTACCACATGAATAGTCCACACAAAGACACCAAAAGTGAGAGAGGCTTGACACGACACATGATTATAAATAATTGCAAGAGATTGTAGATATTCAAAGTTGTCTCACCTTGTACTCCAGTGATGAGGATATCCACTGCTGCCCTGTATCCACGAATAGCAGTACTAaattctccctccttctccttatCCATGGCAGCTGTCAGCTCCATGGCTGCTTGGTTCAAGTAAGCCGCCTCCCCACCATCCACACCGAGTGTTGGAAGGGACAACAACTCCGAGTGGTGACTGGAGAAATTTGATCTATCTGATATAGAGAGGAATACAGAATACAGAATTAAAAGTTGCTCTGTAGTGTTTTCAGTAAAATGATGTGACTTCCcatttgtaacaaaaaaaaatttctaTCAGAAATTCCTAATATGACTGAAGTCCTGCATCAAATACAAAAACCATGTGCAAATTTAACAATTTGTGGATTCATATACAAGATATGAAAGATCCAACAGCCTGATACTAGAAAAGTCATGCTGGCAGcggtgggattcgaacccacgcccCCGAAGAGACTGGAGCCTTAATCCAGCGCCTTAGACCGCTCGGCCACGCTACCTCTGCCTCCTCAAAAACTGCTGTCTTATGTCGTTTGGGAAATGGAGTGCCAGTCATACTATTTCTTTCACCTTGTTTATAGCAGGGGTCAAAGACAGCCAAGTCATTATCAGACAATGGAGGAGGACCTTCTTCCTTTGGGGATGGGGCTTGATCTTCTGACATGGAGTCAAACAGAGAATCAAATTCTTCCTGGGTCTCATCTGATTGGTGGTTTTTAGCTGGACATGGTTCCGGAGATGGAACTGGAAGTGGAAACATGGGCCATAAAGTAAGAGCAAGCATAATAAGAGAAAGCAGAGAATCTTGAAAATTCTATTATTTGTACTTCGGTTATCCAGTTCTGTATCACTAAGCTCCTCTTGCTCCTCGATGTAGGCCTCAGCTGCTATCTCAGGTACTCCTACTTCTAAGTTCAGGCTGGTGCCCAGATCCTGAGGCAATGTAGGAGcttccctcccctcttcctcttctgcaggCTCACAGTCGGAGGCCCTCCGCTTGGGGAGGGGGATGAGAGGGGGAGgcaaaggcccagcagagggcaTCGTGGAGGGATCCAGAGGCCTTGTGACCTCACCACTCTAAAAGGACAGACAGGGCATGTTAGAACGACAGTTAGAATAGAAGAACAGGCTGTGGGATATAGAAGGAAATATTGTGGTTATACATTTTATTACTGTATTTCTGGTTGGCTTTGTGTGCCTTACTCTGAAGAAGTCTTTGAGCTGTGGGCTGTTGTAAAGTGCAGGTATGGTGGTGGTGAACAGAAGCATGTTTTCTGcagctttcctcctctcctcaatCACAGCCTCATCGAACCTTCCTaaaacagaatatatatattatgctGACACTGTAGAAAATAAAGTAGTGAAAAACAGCATAAAAGGAGATTATAAATTGTGTGGACCACCATACTGGCTTTCCTGCCGATATATCAACATCAAAAGAAGCAGCTAACTTCTCTCATGCTTAACAAGGCACAACAGTATATATTGTAATATAACACAGCACAGTTAAGCTCAGTTAGTTTATTATTGTAAGAGTAGTATGATACCAAACACTTGTGCACGGGGAAAGGGAGGAAACTCCTCTTGTCGCCTAAACAGGTTCCTGTGCGTGTAGGATAACTCCCCGTGCAGCTTCTTCAGCTCTGAAAACCTCCTCCATACCACCACCTCTTTCACATCCTCTGGATGACGCTTGGACACAAACTGCACATCAGAAAGGAGGAAGGACAGGTTGTCATTCTAGGTGATATCTGAAATCAGATCACTTGGACATCTCTGTCAGTTAATCCATATGAGGGGATGTGGCAGAGGTTTGGCTTTGACCTACAAAGTCAAGATACTCTTTGATTTTCATGCATGCCTGTGTAAACCACGGGGTATTAGTGTGGTCATGGGGGTGCTGGAGTCACAAGTTCTTTCTGTTTCAAATAAAAGAGCCATTGtgtattaatgtgtgtgtgagtcacccACAGGGCCTTTCTGACTTAACGGTCACAAATACATAACAATACACAGCCGGTGTGTTGTTATTGAACTAACCAAAGAGGACGACAGTTCAACATACGTGCTAAAAAAAGATAATATTCTggtaaaaacaaatctgctcaCCTAATAGTTATTAAACATAATTACAACATGCATTACGTGTCTAATAATATCAATGAAGCTAAAAAGATTTGGAGCATAAACGAACCCGTGCTGTCACTTTGTACTCGGTGTGTCCCTTCTCGTGTGTGCGTGGGTCGGTTACGGTAAAGAAGCGATAATATTCTTCTTTTGCTTTCCGTGACATGTCCGTTTTCGgtaataacaaaaacaacacagcgtGTTTTAGTAatacaaaaaagacacaaagagctGTCAAAAAGCTGTGTAGTGGAGAGTAGCTCTGTTGTTATTCTTCAGTCCCTCCCATTTCCTGGTTGGTGACGTATACAAATGCGTGATTGCGTATGTAAATAGTAcgtaaagtgtttttttttatttctttgatatttaaatcgaatattttgtcatttttcccTCTTTTGTTGTATTCTTTGTGGTACTAGCTGTAGTTTGCATTCAGTCTTTAGTTGTTTTAGTAGAAACCAAATTAATATAGTTATAAAAGGCCCTATAAATCTCATATtgctaaaaagaaaaattaagaaaaaactTGCCTCGCCCTGGAGTCAGATTCTTATAAATTAGAATGATGCAAGCTACAATAAAAAACATTCCCTCCAGCTTCAGTGGATTAGAAATGTAGTGAGCATTAGAATTCTCTAGAGGGGGCTGTATGATCAGTTTACCCAGAAAGGCCATAGAAAGTTTCACATTGTGCAGATTCAAGACTATTTTAATACACATAATGATATTTAAAATTGTTTAGTAACCTGGCCCTTTTTTCTCCAATAACCAatttaaacatgtgtttatCCTGCTAACAACAAACCAGCTGTGTATCAAAGATGGAGCTTAAACAAGAAAGTCTTAGACAATAGAATaaatgaaacaacaacagacattACTGAATGTTTGTTGACGAAGTTCCAGCTCCGCATATTCTgtaatatttacaatattaccCAGTTCATATCTATCTGTCGCAGAGGACCATACAGTAttcatttgatttcattttccatccacagacatacagagCTACTAACAAAGGATGTGGTAGCTGGTGTTTTATGTCTCTCGAGGCTTTATATCCACCAAGCCGCAGCTCAGAGGTCAGTGTTCATGGGTCCTGgtgttgttttcctctcttgtaATTGCCTGTGTTCAGCAGGCACAAATGAGGTAAATATTTAATCTGTGATTAGTGTTTGTCTGGTTTGCCATTACTCACCAGGAGTGAGAGGAAATTACTCACATTTACAAGCAGCTTATTTCAGATAGATTTACAGGTGACGCTGGGTGTATATAAAACACTAAGAGGATGTCAGTCAAAATAGCAGAGGATGGTTTcgatccatcgacctctgggttATGGGCCCAGCACGCTTCCGCTGCGCCACTCTGCTTAGTGACAATACAGCAAGGCAAAGTACTCCATCACTGGACTGTTTTACATTCCTCTCACAGTGCTGAGCATTCTTACATAACGTGCAGCCATTGTTTCCTGCTGACAGGGGGAGGTGACAGTAGAGTGAACTGGGGGCTCAGAAAggggaaagggaaaaaaaatgttctaaCTAAAAATGTAGTCCTTTCAGTCGGAGTGAAGCTTTCCACGTTGAACAGACTCTTCTTTGTCTATGAGAGTAAAGTAGGCCGCACATCCGTAGAGGAAGAAAGAGCATGAGGgcaacatgtgacacacagaagaggaggacaatACATAAAAGTTAaacaagcagcagagcagtgcatgtgtgtcagttCAGCCTGCTATGGGTTAAAGTCTACCCACGATACAGCAAGGATATCTGCAGTACTGAACAGAAACCCTTAATATGATGCAATATAAGATAAGCACCAACATTAAGGGATAGCATGAAGTCATGTAGGGGCAGGATGAACCACTAAGAGCCtcataaatgaataaaaccCCACTCCTCAGAGAGGGAGCAGGCCATCCAGTCCTGCTGTGCAACTTTCAGTCTTTGTTCAGTGACAAACAGTGCCCAAGGGTTTCAGAGTTGCAGCTGAGCAATGCAAAAATGTTCCCACTGATAGGAAACCTCAGAAGTGGCTTGTCATTGATTTCTGTTTTATctgcactaaaaaaaacaactttatggATTTTTGACTGCTGAGTCAAAAATCTGACTTTTTGTTtctaagaaaaacacaaattctTGGAACAAATGAATGCTAGGCCTTTTTTTAGATGAAATGAAAGCACAGTTTCCCCGAACTTCAGTGTGAACTGTAAATATGAATGCACATAACAGGGATCCTGAAACAATGGGATGAAAGCACGAGCCCTCAGGCAGACTGGTCTGAACTGGTCTTggcctgctctgctgtgttttttttctgtcgaACACACGCTGTCTTGCTAAATAAACTCTCTCACAGGGATCAGACAAGGGTTTATAGtgaagcactgtgtgtgtgtgagtattcaTGGTCTCTCTAGCCTTCACTCACTAACAAACCTCTACGGCATTATGTCTGTGTGACCTTGAACTACAAGTACAATGTAATATACAGTAATCCCTGCTTTTTCCTCTCCAGTCTGACAGTCGGTAGCGATgctttcatttcctctctttctggGACAATTTGTGCAGACTTACAGGCTCATGTAGAGATACtgtcccctcccctctcttgcCAAAGGCATAAACACACAAGCTCCACAATAGTTATATCCTCAGCGTCCCTCATGAAGTTGCTGTTTCTGCAAAACCTGTTATTCAACATCACAAAATGTTCAAATAAGTCTATGAGAACTGGTCCAAACAACATGTGGGCAAAGGATTTGAAAAAGGACACTAGCTGAGTTACTTTTGCTCAGAGTTGCATTCCTATTAATACACATGGCTGTGTTCCATTCTAATTTTTTTCCTACAATATTTTCTTCAGCCTTATAAGCATGTTTACTCATTGCTGCCCCCTCCTCAGATGGATGTTTGCCCTTTCCCCTCATTACTCTGGCTCCTCCTTTGTCCTTACTCATGTGTCATGACCACTCCCTACCCTGTTCTCTTTTCCTTGTTTTCCTCCTGTCAAATCTCAACGTTAGTCTTTAAAAGCAGAAAAGTTAGAGAGCGGAGACACGTGAATAGTGGAGAAACGGAcgactt
This region includes:
- the snx15 gene encoding sorting nexin-15 — encoded protein: MSRKAKEEYYRFFTVTDPRTHEKGHTEYKVTARFVSKRHPEDVKEVVVWRRFSELKKLHGELSYTHRNLFRRQEEFPPFPRAQVFGRFDEAVIEERRKAAENMLLFTTTIPALYNSPQLKDFFRSGEVTRPLDPSTMPSAGPLPPPLIPLPKRRASDCEPAEEEEGREAPTLPQDLGTSLNLEVGVPEIAAEAYIEEQEELSDTELDNRIPSPEPCPAKNHQSDETQEEFDSLFDSMSEDQAPSPKEEGPPPLSDNDLAVFDPCYKQDRSNFSSHHSELLSLPTLGVDGGEAAYLNQAAMELTAAMDKEKEGEFSTAIRGYRAAVDILITGVQGDPDAVRRESVMRRTAQYLKHAEMLVDRHSSPSHSHTPTHAQEP